In Eubalaena glacialis isolate mEubGla1 chromosome 4, mEubGla1.1.hap2.+ XY, whole genome shotgun sequence, the genomic window CTTCAGTAAGTGTTTGGGCCACTTCTTCCCCATCGTCCTACCTGGATGATATCACAACTATTTTGTTTTAGAAGTGAATAaaagtattaacattttaaattaataaccaTAACATCTATACATCATATCTAATAAATTCAGGTAACAAATTACtttggagcaaaaaaaaaaaaaaaacaaatgacattatttcagcCACTTCTTATGaacaagaatggaaaaaatataggTAATGGACTATAGGTACATCTCTGGTAGTAAACATCAAATGGAATACTTTAAAACACTTACACAAATCTTTTTTATTACTTGTAAACATATTGTTAATTTTAGTAAATGGAAATAGCAGCTGAGGAGGAACAGAAGTTAATGTTGAAGGTATGTGAGTCCCCATAAGAAAAATGTCTTATTTCTtgtaaatctttattttaaaaagataatgctAAGTTCTGGTTAACTGTCTTTCCCATTAATACCAGATACTTTCTGGGCTAAGGAATCATGAAGTATATGACTCATGTATTTAAGTTAGCTAGCAAATATATGCTTGGAATTCCCAAACAACTGACACAAAAAAATCCTTTGAAAAGGTGACTTGGAACTACCATTGAGATAATGCTAAATGGtcattaaagatgtttaaatgtTATTGTCTACTGTCTTCAGTGTGCCATTACATAGCCTCAGGAGCCTTTCAAATTGCAATCAATAGAGGATGAATAAGTCTCACCACTTGAAAGTAAGCAGGAAAGGAAGCCAACAGAGTAATCTGGCTTTGCTGGACTGATTCAGGAAGAGACACAATGTTCACTCCTCCTCTTCTAGTTCTCCCTCCCCCTACCCAACCCACATCCctgcaagaaagaaagaagagaaagagctaaagaaggaaagaaagagggagggagaaaggaaaaaggcaagaaatccaAGGATGGGGCATAATTTGTACTGAGGTGAAAACCTCATCCTATGGGATAAACCAACACCATGGAAACAGACTTATGacttttactttgaaaataaaagaatgacaaTGAAATTTGTGTGAGGTCTGTGTGACTCCAGTCCCAGATGTTTACAGTGCTGTAGTACTATGGCTCTGCAATATGAGAGGTTTCAGAAGAAACGAGTACAACAGGACACCACAAAGCAGCGCATATGCTATTGACAATGCAGACATGAGCATCATGTTACCAAGagagaaggcaggcagaagacaAATAGCAGCGGTGGTGCCTGAAAAGCTAACTTCATGGACTGCAATCACTCAAACCAACAtgagggaccaaaaaaaaaaaaaaaaaaaaatcaaaaccagaaaaatgcTTTTGCTCCTATCTAGAGGGGTGGTAGGGTaaagagatgggggtgggggagagtgaaatggacttttctttcttaaataaagtTCCCATAAAGTCCCTATAATTGACAGCGGATAATTATTTTCAGCTTGAGGAAACTGTCCTGAAACTCTTAATAAGATTGCCAGCCAAAAGAACAAAACGTGTTTACTTGAGCCATTTGcagaagggagggaaaggagacctTGGGATGAGGTGGGGAAGGGCGATGGAGACAGAGAGGGGCATCTATGTACTGCAACAACTCTTGGGCGCCCTGCGTGGTCCCGCGAGTGACAAGCCAGAGAGACGGGGCGGGTAGGGTGGCAaagagcctgggggtggggagggagcgcGCTGCGGGGAGGGGGTGAGGCGGCGCAATGTATACACCCGGGGCGGAGGGGGGGTGATTTAGTGTGAAAGTATTCCACTTAATCATTTTACAGGAGTTGGGGACGTAAATATTTAGCTGGCCACATCTGGAACagattccccccccccaccggggtggggtggggtggataaTTGGAAGGAGGGGAGCGCGCATTTGTTACTTACTGTACGGGCAGTTCTCCTTCTTGGTACCGCTGACCTTCCCGTtctcaatcttgagaaagtactTGGTGAAAGAGAAGAGCTTTCTCCAGCGGACATCTCCTTGGAGGTGATTGTAGCTCCGCACATGCCTCCCCGCactggaaggagaggagaaagacgaggaggacgaggaagaagAGGAGTTGGTGGCCTCTGGTGACACCATGCCCTGACCAAGGGCTTGGCAGGTGACAGGGACGGAAGACACTAAGAACAGCaacaagaagcagcagcagcagccgggCAGGTGGGGAAAGGCTGAGGCACAATGTGTCAGTATCCATTTCCACATTGTACTGAAACTCTCGGCACTGGAAATTGTCTCATCAGAAGGAACATACTGGAACGGTAAGACCCGGTGCGAGGCAAGGAGACAGCTGGAGGTGGCGGCCGCTGGTTAGCTCCCTCTGGGCTCGGATCTGGCCAGAAGTGAAAGCACCAACATCCATAACTCCTCGGAAGGGCCGGCTGCCTCTTCTCGCTCCTTTCTCGGATCCGCTGCCGCGCGCCCCTCGGTCTCCCGGTGAATGTGGACGTGGGTGGCCGCAGTGGCAGGAGCTGGTGGTGGCCGTCGTGGTGTGGGTAACCCTCGATCTTCGCTCCCCCGGGAGTTACTTTGTTCTCCTCTTCACTCCTTTCTTCACCAtgttagatgcagaaaaaggtctGAAAAACAGATGACAGCACGGTGAACAAAACCcaaaggggctggggtgggaagcTGGGGGAGGTATCTGCGCCCTTCTGCGGTTGGCACCTTGTGGTCCCTCTCCGCACAGCCCCAGCTTGCTGGCCAGTTCTAAAAGTGAGTCCCTTTGGGTTGTCAGAACTGGAGTCAGGGGCCCGGTCGCCGTTGTTCTCTTCCccctcttgctttctctttttggtGGTGCCTGTTGATTTGAAGCCTCCAGAAAGTCACTTCTTGTTTGGAGGGGATGGCGGTTGGTGTTTTGTTTGGCCCTatttccctccccccgcccccccccaccccttcctttgGAAAGCCCGCTTGTAAACAGGTTGAAGCCTGGAGTCTAAATGTCAGTGATTCTAAGCCAGAGGTGGGCTCTGCCTCTGCTGGCCAAACCTCATTTGCAGGGGTGGAGAagcggggggcgggcggggggaaaGGGGGTCAAACGGCGGTGGGACATCTGAAACCCTCGGCTGCTGGGAACgccgaggagagggaggggggagggggcagggaggggggagagcAGGGGAGCGAGGAGAAGGGAGCGCGATGCCTCTGCCTGGAGCTCGGGGGCTGCGGGTCCCTTCCTCGCCACCCGGGCCGCCGCAGCCTGCAGCCTCCGCCAGCGCCTCCAGCTTGGGCTAATTGCTGCGAAAGCGTCCTTGTTCTCGCAGCGCTGGTCACCGGAGCGAGCAGTATCCTCACGCTTTCCGAATTTTGCTGTCTTCCAGTCTGAACCAATCCCCTCTGGGGAGCCCCTTTCTCACTTGTTTTCCAGTataggattttttattttttttattttttatttttccttttggcagTGAAGTACTTGAGAGCCACCTGGAGCCTGGGGCttggctgactttttttttcccccctcgcTCGCAGAAGCAGGGGAGGGCTGAGGGAGAAAACAGAAGATGCTGAGGATAAACCCTCCAAGGCAGTAGATTATAAACTGGTGGGAGCgagcaaagaaaaggaagacataattagcttcctttcctcctcttctgccaGCTTCCAAGGAGGTCTCTGCTTTAATGAATCACTGATTTCTCGCTTCCTTTGCTGAACTAAAAAGTTCACACTTTGGCCCTCTCTGACTTTTAAGCTCAGGGAGATTTATCACCACCCTTAAAAGTCGCCTCTCTCGGCGCAAATGAAATCAGGGACCGAAATGACCGATTTCTGATTGCTAACAAGGGTCGTTTACAGAATAACGCGTGCACTTCAAAGCGAACTCACTTTATTGAGATTGCGAAGATGTAACCATACAATTTTGCCGAATATTCTGCTGTTTTCTAGGCAATTTCCTTTGCACTTTGCCATCAAGGGAGATGGCCCTTTCTTCTGTCTTCAAATTTTAATGATTAAAGGGCTCTATTTTACAATATAACTGTACCACcaatctccctctctttttcacaTTCACCAGCCTGAAACTCCTTCATTGCTAATAAACTTGCTCATGTCTCAGGTACGGACAGAATCAAGTCCCTGGCTAGGCAGCCTTTGTCaaggattaagaggcacaaagaAGGAGATACTGTGATAATCCGTTCCAACCTGAGtaagaattcctagagaatctcTTTAAGAATTACTCTAAACTAGGGACAGTCTGACTGGAAGAAGTGACTGAAGATGTATTGATATAAAGTATTTATGTTCTGTAAGGCAGTTGGACCTTTGTGTTATGTTGAAGCATgtgaaattgccaatattttatggtttttgaccttcaaaagtggcagtttcatatggttcaacctaatttTTAGGCAGCTATCCTAAGAGGGTGAATCACTTCAAGGTGAACTTGGGAGTTTGACCTCTGCAACTATAATTCGGAGGGAACTAATCAGGCGAGCTTGTGTATATACTACAAGCCAGAGTCCCTGCAATGTGCATTTGGTCTCAATCTTCATTGAAcaggagaaaagacaaagaaattaaaaaatctagCTTTGGAAATGGGCTTTAGGAATATTGCCTAATTATGTTGTTTGGTGACTTGAAAAATGACTTTACACACGTGctcttatagtttcctgtgcaTTCAGAGCCTTTGAAACAGAACATCTTAATACTAGAATCAGGATTTTAACTGCATTATTTATAAACCATTGCAATGCTTATTCAGAAGACTTTGACAATGTGGTGAACACAgtagatttttatatttaacGTAATTAGCTCTGATTTCTGTAGCTATTAATTGGAGAGTTAAGCAAATAAAGAGCATATGTCAAACAAGTCTGGTTCTTTCATTAAAGcatggatatttaaaaataaactcacagtGCTAATTTCAATTTTCTAGTTCACAGTTTTACACCTGAGCTGAAAAATGCCTAAAAAAGAGTGTAGTGTATCTAAGGAAATAGAGTTTCAGCCCAGTTGTTCAGCAGAATCCAAATGTTTGAATTGACAAGTAATTAAACCTAcatgtttttttgaaaaaaaaatatgtttgatGAAACCGTACAATAAAAATCCTGCCATGAAAAGTTACAAAACACAGGAAGTTATTATTTTGAGGTTTCTCTGCACTGGGCTTCAACAGTATTGGTGCCAGCTTGAGatcctttcaattcttttaactCACAATAGACAACCCCCTACCCCAAACCTCGAAAgtagtctctctgtctctctctgtctctgtctctgtctctcacacattcacactctctctctgtctctctttcacacacacacacatctaccaACTTTCTTCTCCAGTAGAAGAAGCTGTTCAGACATTTAAGTTAgaggttttgtgtttttattctgtcctaaatgggaaaaatacatctttaaaacTGCCATATTAAAATCTGGTTGCAGCAGGTGCAGTGTTTAAAAGTTCTAGAGCCCTTTCGCCTCTCTTCTGTACAGCGTGATGACAGGAAGGGCATTTACAAAACAGCCCAAAGGAAAAGCTGACATAGCTTTTTAGATTAtatctcattcttctttctcttttctgtacagcctttcttttatagcacagttGAATCCCTAAATACTCCACTGCTTTGCATTGTTAGGTCACCTCTTAGGTTAGCCCGAGAAAGCCTGAGAAAAGTTCCACAGGAAAGATGCACTATTTAACGGAATTCAATCTCTCCCAATAGATTTGAATCACTAACATAAATGtatgaatgtagattatatctcTGTAATGAGGCCTGAATCATTCTCAGTTACTTCAAAGGACTGAAATTCTACCTTCCTTTTTTAGCAGCAATAATCAGGTCTTAATGGATTCCTTTATTAATTGTTTCTCTGCAACGATTGAAAAGGACAGTACAAGCTTCAGATTAGAATGGTACCTACTAATTCTAAAAggcagtttttctcttttttccaaccTCTGGAAGGCATGCTTTATTTCTATGCCCGAAACATATCCAGTAGTGTTAGGCTAAATCTTTACTGGGGGAAATAGACGTGGCCTTTTGTTAAACACGATGTCTTGAGAAATTATTGAGGCTTTTAAAAGCAAGACTATGGCAGCAGCCATTGAAGAATCCTAAAATGTGGTTATTTGACCTTAGAGAAGCAGTTTGTGTATTTGCTTCCAGATCCTTCAGTAGCTATTCTGTTGAAGCAGTTTACGTTTTAAGTGTGTATTTCCTGGATTCTTTATGTTGCCTGGCACTATCTGTGGTTCACTTACAAGATGTGTGTTCTATTATGTGAGATGTTATTGGCAGTGTCAGTAAGCTGCTTTAAATAATACTAAGTCAGGTCAAAAGTCAGCCAGGCTGTTCTACAAAGTAGACATGTGCAGGCCTCATTTTTGAAGTTTGCAGTGCAGCCTTTATGAGTATGTACGCcagctcattttttcttttggatacaGAAGATGCCAGTTTTAAGGCTTTGTTGGGGCTTGTGATCTTACCAGGATGCAGCTAGAGATGATGCTAATAGTCATAATATCtgggggaaaataaaatagtggtatcttatttgtttttaactaggggtttcaaatgaaaggaaaagaggtCTTACCTCATGGAGAGTAGTGTAATACTGCAGAGCCAGTGGGACTCTTAGCAATAATTGAATCTAACTCATTCATTTCATAGGTGAATGAACAACTGATGCCCAAGTCACTCAGTGGTAGAACAGAGTTTGGAACTCAGGTACTAGGTTATGGGCTAttgtcctaatttttttttttttttaaataaatttatttatttatttttggctgtgttgggtcttcgtttctgtgcgagggctttctctagttgcggcaagcggggaccactcttcatcgcggtgcgcgggcctctcactgtcgcggcctc contains:
- the FGF10 gene encoding fibroblast growth factor 10, translated to MWKWILTHCASAFPHLPGCCCCFLLLFLVSSVPVTCQALGQGMVSPEATNSSSSSSSSSFSSPSSAGRHVRSYNHLQGDVRWRKLFSFTKYFLKIENGKVSGTKKENCPYSILEITSVEIGVVAVKAINSNYYLAMNKKGKLYGSKEFNNDCKLKERIEENGYNTYASFNWQHNGRQMYVALNGKGAPRRGQKTRRKNTSAHFLPMVVHS